From Synoicihabitans lomoniglobus, the proteins below share one genomic window:
- a CDS encoding ribose-phosphate diphosphokinase produces the protein MTAPRLKIFSGNANRPLAEEICKAIGVPLGEATVTKFPDGESFVKINENIRGQDVFIMQSTCTPTNHHLMELLIMIDAARRASANRITAVIPFYGYARQDRKDQPRVPITAKLVANLIVAAGATRILTMDLHSQQIQGFFDIPVDHLFASPVFFEHVEKIGMRDKNLVVVSPDVGGMKMAAAYATLMGSALGMVWKKRTSATTVESVNVVGDVDGKDVLLVDDITETAGTLINAAKVMRAHGALSVRAAVSHALLSPIAYDRLKGGEIDELITTNTIPVDPRGLPITVLSVAGLLGEAILRIHNNESVTGLFKVKGF, from the coding sequence ATGACCGCGCCTCGTCTCAAGATTTTCTCCGGAAACGCAAACCGGCCTCTGGCTGAAGAAATTTGTAAGGCGATTGGAGTGCCGCTGGGGGAGGCAACCGTGACTAAATTCCCCGACGGGGAATCGTTTGTGAAGATCAACGAAAACATCCGCGGGCAGGATGTTTTCATCATGCAGTCGACCTGCACGCCGACGAATCACCATCTCATGGAGCTGTTGATCATGATCGATGCCGCGCGTCGGGCCTCGGCCAATCGCATCACGGCCGTCATTCCCTTTTACGGCTACGCCCGGCAGGACCGCAAAGATCAGCCCCGGGTGCCCATCACCGCCAAATTGGTGGCCAACTTGATCGTGGCAGCGGGGGCGACCCGCATTCTGACCATGGATCTGCACTCGCAGCAGATTCAGGGCTTCTTCGACATTCCGGTGGATCACCTGTTTGCGTCGCCCGTGTTTTTCGAGCACGTGGAGAAGATCGGCATGCGCGACAAAAATCTCGTCGTGGTTTCCCCGGATGTCGGGGGCATGAAAATGGCCGCCGCCTATGCCACGCTCATGGGGTCGGCATTGGGCATGGTGTGGAAGAAGCGCACGAGCGCCACGACGGTGGAATCGGTGAACGTCGTGGGCGATGTCGACGGCAAGGATGTCCTGCTGGTGGATGATATCACCGAGACGGCTGGCACCCTGATCAATGCCGCCAAGGTCATGCGCGCCCATGGCGCCTTGAGCGTGCGGGCAGCGGTGAGCCACGCGTTGCTGAGCCCGATCGCCTACGACCGGCTGAAAGGCGGAGAAATCGACGAGCTCATCACGACCAATACCATTCCGGTCGATCCCCGGGGATTGCCGATCACGGTGTTAAGCGTGGCCGGCCTCTTGGGCGAAGCGATCCTGCGCATTCACAACAACGAAAGCGTGACCGGTCTCTTCAAGGTCAAGGGGTTCTAG
- the pyrE gene encoding orotate phosphoribosyltransferase, with amino-acid sequence MDDTQQEVLDIFTRTKALLRGHFVLRSGLHSGHFFQCAQVCQNMAAVTRLTELLIPRLQNLEFTTVLAPAMGGLVIGQEVARQTDSRYVFAEKVNDKLEIRRGFKFSPGEKVLVVEDVVTRGGRVNEALALLRAAGAEPVGAAMLVDRSAGSSRFDVPAISLLELSFPTYAAEQLPAELAALPVEKPGS; translated from the coding sequence ATGGACGACACCCAGCAGGAAGTTCTCGATATCTTCACGCGCACCAAAGCACTCCTTCGCGGCCATTTCGTGCTGCGTTCCGGGCTGCACAGCGGTCACTTCTTTCAATGCGCTCAGGTGTGCCAGAACATGGCCGCCGTGACTCGTCTCACGGAACTGCTGATACCTCGCCTCCAGAATCTCGAATTCACCACGGTGCTGGCCCCCGCCATGGGTGGTCTGGTGATTGGCCAGGAAGTCGCTCGTCAAACCGACTCACGTTACGTTTTCGCCGAGAAGGTGAACGACAAATTGGAGATCCGGCGCGGGTTTAAATTCTCGCCCGGGGAAAAAGTATTGGTCGTCGAGGATGTCGTCACCCGGGGCGGCCGCGTAAACGAAGCGCTGGCCCTGTTGCGGGCGGCCGGCGCGGAACCCGTGGGAGCGGCCATGCTGGTCGATCGCAGCGCCGGATCTTCCCGATTCGACGTGCCGGCGATTTCGCTGCTCGAACTCAGTTTCCCCACCTACGCGGCGGAGCAACTTCCCGCCGAACTCGCCGCGCTGCCGGTCGAAAAGCCGGGCAGTTGA
- a CDS encoding MBL fold metallo-hydrolase, with the protein MVIERAPLEDELGDVLDKAIRRSGLNEHEVAEQTSIPVERLQAVIDYTERLNPGEVAKLAKLLELNPVGLAAVASENYPLPEISGLPFCLYPLRMPHGIGVANAYLVADCCEDWGILFDCGVGAEGLWRNWPAKIKRIAAVFITHYETEHCGGLSAIRSRFPAAPIFGPAVDNKPSGVISVDDGAVIREQGFAVTVRSCPGHSEGHHCYEVGVAEAPTGRRLLVSGDLLFAGSVGGAYFCRRRLAASLQQVFAHSANDTVVAPGHGPLTTIANERAYNPFVGT; encoded by the coding sequence ATGGTCATTGAACGAGCACCTTTGGAGGACGAGTTGGGCGATGTTCTCGACAAAGCCATACGTCGTTCCGGTCTCAATGAACACGAGGTGGCCGAGCAAACCTCGATCCCGGTCGAGCGACTCCAAGCGGTCATCGATTACACGGAGCGACTGAATCCGGGTGAAGTCGCCAAACTGGCGAAGTTGCTTGAACTCAACCCGGTCGGTCTGGCGGCGGTGGCGAGTGAGAATTACCCGCTGCCTGAAATCAGCGGTTTGCCGTTTTGTCTTTATCCGCTGCGGATGCCTCACGGCATCGGCGTGGCCAACGCCTATCTGGTGGCCGATTGCTGCGAGGACTGGGGGATTCTGTTCGATTGTGGCGTGGGGGCCGAAGGGCTCTGGCGCAATTGGCCGGCCAAAATCAAACGCATCGCGGCCGTCTTCATCACGCACTACGAGACGGAGCACTGCGGAGGATTATCGGCGATACGATCACGATTTCCCGCGGCCCCGATTTTTGGTCCGGCGGTGGACAACAAGCCGTCCGGGGTCATTTCGGTGGATGACGGGGCGGTGATCCGCGAGCAGGGCTTTGCCGTCACCGTGCGCTCATGTCCGGGGCATTCGGAGGGACATCACTGCTACGAGGTCGGGGTGGCGGAAGCGCCGACCGGTCGGCGCTTACTGGTGTCGGGCGATCTGTTGTTCGCTGGATCGGTGGGGGGCGCCTATTTTTGCCGTCGTCGTCTGGCCGCGAGTTTGCAGCAGGTGTTCGCGCACAGCGCAAACGATACGGTGGTGGCTCCCGGACATGGTCCTCTGACCACGATAGCCAACGAACGCGCCTACAACCCGTTTGTGGGCACCTGA
- a CDS encoding tetratricopeptide repeat protein, with product MSVPFHSRRFLRLGGLIVTLTVLTPFVSSAQDAPKKEISDKVSEELGGKLREYTEAKQYEPALALVNNLLTTVKPESYDRTVLNQIKVQILLTQEKYAEAIAPMETALRLGKAYDFIEKRQYLEFSQILSQLYFQEATSTKDTKLRDEYLGKAYSTIKEYLANNDKPTVESMSYAATMIYTQATIDPNNTNKKLLNEAKELAQEGLTLSIKPRETFYVLILAALQQEEKNQEAAELLELLVTLNPTSKQYWQQLQATYLNLANNAKDSDAALEWNVRTIVTIERAQKLGILTGPRDHFNLVGIMMNIRQFDQAIELLEKGLAEGNIESTKQNWEYLASSYQQVHKELKAIDVLKQTAARFPDAGDLEFKIANIYYSLDKMSDAYSHGKSALEKGGVENVPAVQMFIAYMGYELKKYEEALPFAEAAKNAGTANADRLHEAIKNAITERQEALEATI from the coding sequence TCCCCTTTCACTCGCGCCGATTTCTGCGCCTCGGTGGGCTGATCGTCACGCTCACCGTCCTCACCCCATTTGTCTCCTCCGCTCAGGATGCCCCCAAAAAGGAAATTTCTGACAAAGTATCGGAAGAACTGGGTGGCAAACTTCGGGAATACACCGAAGCCAAACAATACGAACCGGCTCTCGCCTTGGTGAACAACTTGCTCACCACCGTAAAGCCCGAGAGTTACGACCGCACCGTTCTTAATCAGATCAAGGTTCAGATCCTGCTGACCCAGGAAAAATACGCGGAAGCCATCGCACCGATGGAAACCGCCCTTCGCTTGGGCAAGGCCTACGACTTCATCGAGAAACGCCAGTATCTCGAGTTTTCCCAGATTCTCTCCCAGCTCTACTTTCAGGAAGCGACTTCCACGAAAGACACCAAGCTGCGCGACGAATACCTCGGTAAGGCTTACAGCACCATCAAGGAATACTTGGCGAACAACGATAAGCCCACCGTGGAATCCATGTCGTATGCCGCGACCATGATCTACACGCAGGCGACCATCGATCCCAACAACACCAACAAGAAGTTGTTGAACGAAGCCAAGGAGCTCGCGCAGGAAGGCCTCACCCTCTCCATCAAGCCGCGGGAAACCTTCTACGTCCTGATTCTCGCCGCCCTCCAACAGGAGGAGAAAAATCAGGAAGCCGCTGAATTGCTCGAACTGCTCGTCACACTCAACCCGACCAGCAAGCAGTATTGGCAGCAACTGCAGGCGACCTACCTGAACCTCGCGAACAATGCCAAGGATTCCGATGCGGCGCTCGAATGGAACGTGCGCACCATCGTCACCATCGAACGCGCTCAAAAGCTGGGGATTCTCACCGGTCCGCGCGATCACTTCAACTTGGTCGGCATCATGATGAACATCCGCCAGTTTGACCAAGCGATTGAGCTCCTCGAAAAGGGCCTCGCCGAAGGCAACATCGAATCCACCAAGCAAAACTGGGAATACCTCGCCTCCTCCTACCAACAGGTTCACAAGGAGCTTAAAGCCATCGATGTGCTCAAGCAAACCGCCGCGCGCTTCCCCGATGCCGGTGATCTTGAATTCAAAATCGCCAACATTTACTACAGCTTGGACAAAATGTCCGACGCCTACAGCCACGGCAAAAGTGCCTTGGAAAAAGGCGGCGTGGAAAATGTCCCCGCCGTGCAAATGTTCATCGCCTACATGGGCTATGAGTTGAAGAAATACGAAGAAGCCCTTCCCTTTGCCGAGGCCGCTAAAAACGCGGGCACGGCCAACGCGGACCGGCTCCACGAAGCCATTAAGAATGCGATCACCGAACGCCAAGAAGCATTGGAAGCCACCATTTAA